A stretch of Dysidea avara chromosome 5, odDysAvar1.4, whole genome shotgun sequence DNA encodes these proteins:
- the LOC136257088 gene encoding lysyl oxidase homolog 2-like, with product MTMLATLLLLLAVHFANGQEKLIRLVNGATENQGRVEVFVRGEWGTVCDDSFSFVDAVVICKMLGYPSALIARSQAYYGRGIGQIWIDQLGCTGDEDSIFDCRMNKLGDHNCKHREDAGVECFRPTPPPIQSLPLRLACPCNQTCNNAPKRCAPDADECTPSVEVEGIVEVYYNGEWLRISADNWSPAATDVVCGQLGYPQGFGNLSVNESVCDRCDHQVTMKNLDCQGTENELKSCYHESWGPFDNPSCNVATVRCGFVPSPTCGGKCPEDPSQQRYRLRGGPVPWMGRVEVLHENKWGTVCDIGFSLKSASVLCRSLGYGTAESYVVRSNFGRGIGEVWLSHVKCNGDEQWLHECDHHEWGKASQCDRHDGDVGVKCRVPSNCTCNDDHEKELVRLIDSPDPLNPARRNTYVEVNAGSALGGYGLLCFDNVDVEMAKVVCRCASPDPKFFLSYRSSPLRTYKGQRYSGKFICTGSELTINECRMAVYPVSTCRTDDLAIECDGGLPDLVPSLSRLERSLKSYPYTDVIPMFYLKCAQEENCLASDAEGLPDSAVRTLLRFDSLTMNYGLREFSPFLNPSEWIFHACHNHYHSFEVFVTYNLLSINGTKVAEGHKASFCLEDSLCEIGGFAQRRCGSGIQGISRNCGDLYARHLDCQWIDITGVPDGIYTVEIHVNPSQLVHESDFSNNIIRCNILLTGRIYLVISCSQSDHEPPICPANES from the exons ATGACGATGTTAGCAACTCTGCTGCTATTGTTAGCTGTACATTTCGCTAATGGTCAAGAAAAACTTATCCGTCTGGTGAATGGCGCTACCGAAAACCAAGGAAGGGTGGAGGTGTTCGTTAGAGGCGAATGGGGTACAGTGTGTGACGATAGCTTCAGCTTTGTGGACGCTGTAGTGATTTGCAAGATGTTAGGCTACCCTAGTGCGTTGATAGCACGCTCTCAGGCATACTATGGCCGAGGAATTGGCCAAATTTGGATTGATCAGCTTGGTTGTACAGGCGACGAGGACAGCATCTTCGACTGCAGAATGAATAAGCTAGGTGATCATAATTGCAAGCACAGGGAAGATGCAGGTGTGGAGTGTTTCAGACCCACACCTCCTCCAATACAATCACTACCACTAAGACTGGCTTGTCCATGTAATCAAACCTGCAACAATGCTCCCAAAAGGTGTGCTCCTGATGCAGATGAATGTACTCCATCAGTTGAAGTTGAAGGGATCGTTGAAGTTTACTACAATGGAGAGTGGTTGCGGATCTCAGCTGATAATTGGAGCCCTGCTGCTACTGATGTGGTGTGTGGCCAGTTAGGATATCCACAAGGTTTTGGGAATCTATCAGTCAATGAATCTGTATGTGATCGTTGTGATCATCAAGTCACCATGAAGAATCTGGATTGTCAGGGAACAGAAAATGAATTAAAATCTTGTTATCATGAATCATGGGGTCCATTTGATAATCCCAGTTGTAATGTAGCTACTGTGAGGTGTGGATTTGTACCTAGCCCAACTTGTGGTGGTAAATGTCCTGAGGATCCTTCACAG CAAAGATATCGTCTCAGAGGTGGACCAGTACCATGGATGGGAAGAGTAGAAGtgttgcatgaaaataaatggGGCACTGTTTGTGATATTGGGTTCAGTCTGAAGAGTGCGAGTGTATTGTGCCGATCACTTGGCTATGGAACTGCTGAATCTTACGTAGTAAGAAGCAACTTTGGTCGTGGTATTGGAGAGGTTTGGTTAAGCCACGTGAAGTGTAACGGGGATGAGCAATGGCTCCATGAGTGTGACCACCATGAATGGGGTAAAGCATCTCAGTGTGATAGACATGATGGTGATGTAGGAGTGAAGTGTAGAGTACCTAGTAACTGTACCTGTAATGATGATCATGAGAAGGAACTG GTACGGCTGATTGACTCACCAGATCCTTTAAATCCAGCCCGTAGAAATACCTATGTTGAAGTCAATGCTGGTAGCGCACTTGGTGGTTATGGTCTCTTGTGTTTTGACAATGTTGATGTTGAGATGGCAAAGGTGGTGTGCCGTTGTGCTAGCCCAGACCCAAAGTTCTTTCTATCTTATCGGTCAAGCCCACTTAGAACTTACAAAG GTCAGCGCTACAGTGGTAAATTTATATGTACAGGATCTGAGCTAACAATTAATGAGTGTCGTATGGCAGTGTACCCTGTATCAACCTGCCGCACTGATGATCTGGCTATTGAGTGTGATGGAG GGTTACCAGATCTTGTCCCTTCTCTTTCACGATTGGAGAGGTCACTGAAGTCTTATCCGTATACTGACGTGATACCAATGTTTTACCTGAAGTGTGCACAGGAGGAGAACTGCCTTGCTAGTGATGCTGAAGGTCTCCCAGATAGTGCTGTGAGAACTCTGTTACGATTTGATTCACTTACAATGAACTATGGTTTGAGAGAGTTTTCCCCATTTCTTAATCCTTCTGAATGGATCTTTCATGCTTGTCACAATCATTATCATTCATTTGAGGTGTTTGTTACATATAACTTGTTGTCCATTAATGGTACGAAGGTAGCAGAAGGTCACAAAGCCAGTTTCTGCCTTGAAGATAGTCTGTGTGAAATTGGTGGCTTTGCTCAACGTCGCTGTGGATCTGGCATTCAAGGAATCTCTAGAAATTGTGGTGATCTGTATGCTCGGCACTTGGACTGTCAATGGATAGACATCACTGGTGTACCAGATGGTATCTATACTGTGGAAATCCATGTTAATCCTAGTCAACTAGTACATGAGAGTGATTTTAGTAATAACATCATCCGATGTAACATTCTTCTAACAGGGAGGATATATCTAGTTATTAGTTGTTCGCAATCTG ATCATGAACCACCAATATGCCCAGCAAATGAATCCTAA